The genomic stretch GTAAGGGAGTCAGAATACTAACCGTTGCTCCATCTACCCCTAATTTTTCACATGCCTTTAAGGTGTTCTCAAATATATTCACATCATCGCTGTCAAAGCCAAAGATGATTCCAGCCTGAATCATTATGCCGTATTCATGTAGCTTATGAATGGTCTTTTCATAATCCTCTATTCGATTTATTTTCTTCCCTGCTTCCTCCAGTGATTTCGTACTAAAGGACTCAAGTCCAACAAAAAAGTAAAGACAACCTGCGGCTCTTGCCGCAGCCAGCAGTTCTTCGTTTCCGCAATCGGCCATAGTTACCTGTGCAGCCCATTTTTTACGCAAAGGTGCTAGTTGCCTCATAAGTTCCAGTGCATATTTTGAATCGGCAAAAAAGTTATCATCCCAGAACACAAAATGCCGGGATTTTATAGCCTTAATTTCATCTATTACTTCCTTAATCGGACGAGTTCGAAAACAATCGTGATAAATCTGTTTTAAGTTGCAATAACGGCAGTGATAGGGGCATCCTCTTGTGGCAAAAACCGCTCCTTTCATAAGGGCTGTTCTCTTATGCAGCAAATCCCATCTTGGTTTAGGCATATTTACAAGAATCGGTGCAGCTTCTGATTTATATTGCTGCTTATGCTCTCCCTTATAAAAATCTTCTAAAAATCTGGGCCATATCTCTTCCCCTTCCCCTATAAGCACCGTATCGCAGTGCTTAGTGGCTTCCTCCGGCAGTAAAGTCGCATGTGGTCCGCCAAATACCACGGCTGAACCTTTTTTACGAAATGCCTTGCTTATTTCATAGCAGTGGGGTGCATTAGCCGTATTCACGGTTATTGCTACCAGCTCAAAATGTCTTTTATAGGGTATTTTTTGATTATATTCATCTATCAAGGTGATTTCGTAATATTCTTCGTTAATAAAGGAAGCCAGGTACGGCATTGTTATCTGTGAGAAATTATTTAACTGCCTCTTTCGAAAACGATGAATTTCCTCGTTTTCTGGTTGTATCAACAGAATCTTTTTTTTCATGATATACCTCTAACGTTTTAATATTTTTTTCTACTTGAGAATTAGCGGTGTATTAACCAGGAGATGTATTTATCATTGATTTATTATCTTGAGGTACCTCGAATGGCTTCGATGTGCCTCGACATAAGACTTCAATGTAATAGCATACACATTATACATCAATATATATTTATTGTAAATCAATATATAAATATTGTTGTTCTCACTATACTAAAGCTAGGTACTAAAGCAGGTAGGTTAATAGTAAAGCTAGATG from Anaerocolumna sp. AGMB13020 encodes the following:
- a CDS encoding B12-binding domain-containing radical SAM protein: MKKKILLIQPENEEIHRFRKRQLNNFSQITMPYLASFINEEYYEITLIDEYNQKIPYKRHFELVAITVNTANAPHCYEISKAFRKKGSAVVFGGPHATLLPEEATKHCDTVLIGEGEEIWPRFLEDFYKGEHKQQYKSEAAPILVNMPKPRWDLLHKRTALMKGAVFATRGCPYHCRYCNLKQIYHDCFRTRPIKEVIDEIKAIKSRHFVFWDDNFFADSKYALELMRQLAPLRKKWAAQVTMADCGNEELLAAARAAGCLYFFVGLESFSTKSLEEAGKKINRIEDYEKTIHKLHEYGIMIQAGIIFGFDSDDVNIFENTLKACEKLGVDGATVSILTPLPGTPVYDDLQREGRLLTEDWSWYNGKTKVAYKPKHMTADQLYKGYMEFRRDFYSLPSFIKRMKVSKTHLIYNIFINLGYRISIRK